The Stigmatella ashevillena genomic sequence TGTTCGCACAGGCGCAACGCCGAGTCGATGAGCGGCTTGGCCATCGCGTCCAGGTCCTTCCGGGTCAGGACCGTGTCGAAGTCTCCTGCCTGCCCTGCGGCGTTCACCGTGGCCAGGGGGACCCGGATCCGGGTCTCCGTCTGCTCAGAGAGCTGGATCTTCGCGAACTCCGCAGCGCCTGCCAGCCGGTAGAGGGCCGCCGGGTTGGTGCGGTCCGCCGCCAGCCGAACGCCCTGAGGAAACGAGCGCAGCAACCGCTCCAGCACGCGCTTGTCCAGTTCGAAGCCACACAGGGACACGTTGCCATCCGTGGCGAGCACCTGGCACTGGCGGGAGGAATACCGCACCAGGGACGCCTGGAAGTGGCCACCGCCCCAATCGCACACGATGGCGGTGCGCTCGGCCTTGCCGGGCCGCCGCGGGAAGGCGCCCAAGGCCACGGCGGTGGGCTCGGAGATGACACGCTCCAGGTGCAACCCCGCCAGGGCCGCCGCCGCCGCCATCGTCTGAGGCAGTGGGTCCTCCTTGCGCGTGGGCGGCACGGTGACCACCGCACGGTAAACGGGCTGGCTCAGGAAGTTCTGAGCCCGCTCACGCGCCTCGACGAGCAGCATGGCGGCCAGTTCCCGCGCGGCGAAGGTGCGGTTGCCCAGAACGGCCGCGGGCAGTCCGTCATCCCCTTTGACGAGCTGGCAGCGCAGCTGGTCGTACAGCCAGCGCATCTTCGGATCCCCGAAGGGAGCCGCCAGCAGCCCCTTGATGCCCCACGTGGCCAGCGCGGGCACGGAGGCCTGCTGCTGGCGGGCAGCGGCCCCCGTCACCACGCGGCCCCCGGGGCCGAGCGCCACGAACGAGGGCGTCCCATCCGAGCGCCCAGTGGGGACGCACACGGCCGCCCCCTGCTTGAGGACGGCGACGCGGCACGTCGTCGTCCCCAGGTCCACGGCGATGACGGGACCGAGGGAACGGGTCGAAGCTTCCGGCGGCCGGACCCGGTCCAGGGGGCAATCGGTGACTTGGATCTGCGCCGGGGTCATTCTCGGGAAGGGAGTCTATGCCGCCCAGAAAAGGCGATGGGGTGGAAAGACGAGGGCCCCCGCTCCCGCGATGGGAGGAGGGCCCCGAGAACATCCCTTGACTTGTCCGGCTCAGGCCGTCTTCGGATCCAACGGGGCCTTGCCCTCACGGGCCGCGGCGCGCTCATCCAGCCAGATGGTCAGCGGGCTGGCGATGTACACGGACGAGTAGGTGCCCACGAGGATGCCAACCAGCATCGCCGCGGCGAAGTCCCAGATCTCGCCCACACCGAAGATGAGCAGACCGACCAGCGACAGGGCGGTGGTGCCGGAAGTGAGGATGGTGCGGCCCAGGGTGTCGTTAATGGCGATGTTGATGACCTCCGCCAGCGGCTTGCCCTGGTACTTGTTCATGTCCTCGCGGATGCGGTCATAGATGACGATGGTGTCGTTGACCGAGTAGCCGACGATCGTCAGCAGCGCCGCGATGGAGGTGAGGTTGAACTCGCGCCGGCTCACCAGATAGAAGCCGGCCACCATCACCACGTCGTGCAGCATGGCCAGCAGCGCGCC encodes the following:
- a CDS encoding Hsp70 family protein, which gives rise to MTPAQIQVTDCPLDRVRPPEASTRSLGPVIAVDLGTTTCRVAVLKQGAAVCVPTGRSDGTPSFVALGPGGRVVTGAAARQQQASVPALATWGIKGLLAAPFGDPKMRWLYDQLRCQLVKGDDGLPAAVLGNRTFAARELAAMLLVEARERAQNFLSQPVYRAVVTVPPTRKEDPLPQTMAAAAALAGLHLERVISEPTAVALGAFPRRPGKAERTAIVCDWGGGHFQASLVRYSSRQCQVLATDGNVSLCGFELDKRVLERLLRSFPQGVRLAADRTNPAALYRLAGAAEFAKIQLSEQTETRIRVPLATVNAAGQAGDFDTVLTRKDLDAMAKPLIDSALRLCEQVLSQKTMFPGDVDEVLLVGEQCRMPLFRQRIQEFFIQVPIHLDEPGQAAVLSAVRLGGNSTPPPASSPPRSVPPAPGRR